CGCATATAGTGGAGATCGGCAAAAATATTGTCAAAAACTATGATCTGTCTAAGAAAATATAAGCTAATAATTACGATTGCTAAATAGATGATTAAAAATCATAATTCTAATTGATGTAATTATAAGGCAAGTTATGAAGCAAGACTGAGTTGCAAGAAAATATATTTTATCGAAACAGAATTCAGGAGTCAGGAGTCAGAATGGGCTAAAACTTGGCTATCCGCTAACAGAATTAATTTTGATAGCGCAGCAGTAGCGAGTCTACGAGCGTCACGAAAGAGTGGATAGCACGCTCAAAGATTGGCTTTGCGCGTCGCCATCGAGCGTCTTCATTCTGACTCCTGTTAGCGTAGCCCATTCTGACTTCTGAATTCTTCTTTAATCTGATATTGTTAAGTTATATTACATAAAATAAATCAAGACTTAAATTTACTTTTAAATGCAAGAATCTAGTTAAACAAAATATCATTAGTAAGAAATATTACATACAAATCTAGACTTTAATGCTTTTATAGTTCTAAATGCCAATACCAATTAAGATTTAAAAAATTGTTTGATATTAATATACATGCGATTAAGTTCCGTAATTATACGGTGACAGGACAAATTAAACTGTACTATTAATTAAGATATAAATATCCTTAAGTTATCGAGAAAAACATTAGCAGACAGAAAGCTACTAGCAATTTCGGCTAAAGTATCAGCATCTAAAAGATAACTAAGCTGCTGACAGAATTATTTTTGCTGAATGAGTCAAAAATATCTAGATTAACGAATAAGTGCCCCTTGGCAATGAGAAACTATATTGAATCAATTTTCGTCTGCCTATTTCATAGAAAGTACAAGGAAACATTCTGTCAGTTGAAAACTTAACTTTTTCTTAAAAAGGAAGCAATGGCAGCAGGCAGTAGAATATATCCTATCAAGAATAGAACTTAATAGTTGACTAAACTCTTTTTTGAAAGATACTCCACCCCTTGTAAGTAGTTTTGTATGTTAATCGAATAACTCACTAGGTTGTAAATTATACACCTTGTTCGTGAGAGAGTCTGCCTATTTTCTCGATTCTAAATTTCCGTTAGTCCCAATTCCAATTTTCGGGATTACCAGAAAGCAATTTTATCTAAAAATATCTGAAAAATCTGCTATGACGTACCGTCATAACCTTGGTTGATGGTTCGATCTTTGAAGGAGCTATGAGGTGGAAAATAATAAGTCGTTTCTGTGGCCAGAAGGAATATTAATTGCGCTGCTTGCCTTAGGTGGTGTTTTTAGTCTTGCTTTCATGATGCTTCTAAGACCAAATGCTTCAGAGGCTCAGAGTAGACAAAGTATAAATATCAAAGATGTAACTGCAAACGTAGGAACTCAGCAGCGCATTGAGAAATTAAAAGCGGCGATGCTTACAAGTTGGCAGCAACAAGCACAAACAAAGGGTCTAGCCTACCCTATACCATCAAGCTTTCAAGGGGCAACAATTGAATCCGCAAAACTCACTCAAGGCGAGAAAGTAATTGCTCTCACATTTGATGATGGCCCTTGGCCTGAAACTACAGAGCAAGTATTAGATATCCTGAAATCCAATAATATCAAAGGAACGTTTTTTGTCGTTGGGCAGAATTTAAAAAATTTTCCAGAGATAGGAAAGCAGATTGTCGCTCAAGGTCACGTCATAGCCAATCATACTTGGCATCACTGGTATCACTTCTTTAATCAAGAAGCAGCAGCTTTTGAAATAGACCGCACAACAGACCTAATTTATCAAATTACAGGTGCTAAAACAAATCTCTTCCGACCACCAGGCGGCAACCTGCACAATGGATTAGCTGCTTATGCTAAAGGTCAAAAGTATACTGTGGTAATGTGGTCGGCTGACTCTACGGACTACAAATTACCAGCTGTACCAAAGTTGATAAATAACGTAATTAAAGATTCAAAACCTGGTGGAATTGTGCTGATGCATGATGGTGGCGGGAACCGTTCTAGAACTGTGCAAGCTTTACCAGAAATTATTAGCAACTTTAGAAAGCAAGGCTACCGCTTTGTTACTATTCCAGAACTTTTAGAAATTCAGGATAAAGAGCAAAAGTTACTTGCTAACAAAAAGCAATAATTATTAATTACAGTTAATTAGTCAATAGTAATTGCCTAAAAACTAAAATTATACTTTTTGGTTAAAATACTTTATTTCGGAATCAGTTAGTAAAGATATAGCGGTTGCCAATCTAGTGAGGTACACCCGTAGGGGCACGGCAGTGCCCATTGGTGTCAACTTCAGCTGAAACTCCTTTAAAACCTCGTTTCCAGCCGGAGGCTGGAAATGCTGCTCTTGGCGGCTCTGCCGCCAGCAAGAGAGGCGGAGCCTCAACGACGGGCATTCCCAGTCGGAGACTGGGAACGAGGCAATCTAAAAGCTGTTTCTACGAATCACATTAAACTCACTTAATGACTACTAGTCACTAAACTGAACTCAGTTGTTGTCTTTTCAGGATTAGCTTCTGGACTATCAGCTTCAGAAGGTGGAACCAATTGCCAGAATTTCGGCAAAAATTCTTGCCAGTTTTGCAGAATTTTCTTCGCCTTTGGTGAACCAGTTCGTTCTGCATGATTTTGGATTAACTCTTGCAGTTGTTTAGCACCTACTTCTGTAATCACCCGCTGAATTTTGACAATTTCTGGGTTGACTAACTCCCGAAATGAGTCCTCTTCATCCAAGAAGTATGCCAGTCCTCCAGTCATTCCAGCAGCTACGTTACGTCCTACTTTGCCAAGGACGACAATCACACCACCAGTCATGTATTCACAGCAGTGATCCCCAGCACCTTCAATTACTGCTACGCCTTTGGAGTTTCTGACAGCAAAGCGTTCTCCTGCTAGTCCGTTGGCAAATAACACGCCACCTGTAGCACCATAGAGGCAGGTATTGCCAACTATCACATTTTGTGATGCGTTATAGGTGGCAGCAGTTGGAGGTTTGATGATGATTTCACCACCATGCATCCCTTTACCTACGTAGTCGTTTGCTTCTCCTTCTAGGTTGAGAATTATGCCTGGGAGGTTGAAAGCACCAAAACTTTGCCCAACACTACCTGTGAAGTTGAGATTAATTTGTCCTTCAAAGCCACTGTCACCGTATTGAGAAGCGATCGCACCCGCTAATCTTGTGCCTACTGTTCTGTCAGTATTGACAATCGGGTAAGTCTTAGTAACAGTAGACTGATCCCTAATGGCAGCCTGAATTTCGGCATCGGCAAGAAACTTGTCATCTAAAACCACGCCGTTGCTGTGGACTTCTTCATGCACCAACCAGCTACGATTGTCTTTGCTATTTGGTAAATGAAGTAAACAGTCGAGATTCAGCGATCGCGTTTTGGTGAGTTTTGCTTCTGGGCGCAGTTTTAACAAATCTGCACGCCCAATGATTTCTGATAAAGAACGGTAGCCAAGTCGGGCTAACAAACTACGCACTTCTTCGGCTATGAAGTAGAAGAAGTTGACAACTTGTTCGGGTATTCCCGTAAACCGTTTACGGAGTTCTTCTTTCTGAGTAGCAACACCCTTCGGGCAGGTATTCAGGTGGCAAACTCGCGCCATGATACAGCCTTCAGCAATCATGGCAATGGAGCCGAAACCAAATTCTTCACCACCCATCAATGCACCTATTACCACATCCCAGCCACTCTTGAGTCCACCATCTACGCGTAAGATCACGCGATCGCGCAGGCTATTTTCCATCAAAACCCGATGCACTTCACTTAATCCGAGTTCCCACGGTGAACCAGCATGTTTAATCGAGCTAAGTGGCGATGCACCTGTACCACCATCATGACCGGAAATCTGAATGATATCAGCGTTGGCCTTAGCTACACCAGCGGCGATCGTGCCAATGCCAACTTCTGAAACTAGCTTCACTGACACCTTTGCTTTGGGATTAATTTGGTGCAGATCAAAAATCAGTTGCGCTAGGTCTTCAATTGAATAGATATCATGGTGTGGTGGTGGCGATATCAGCGTCACGCCTGCTTTAGAGCGCCTTAACATCGCAATGTATTGGCTCACCTTTGGCCCTGGCAGTTGTCCACCTTCCCCAGGTTTAGCACCTTGGGCAATTTTGATTTCAATTTGTTTGGCGTTGACGAGGTACTCCGGCGTGACACCAAAGCGTCCTGATGCAACTTGCTTAATAGCACTATAAGCTCGATCGCCATTACGCAATCCTTTTAAATGAGGTAGGGTTGGCGAGTGACCAGACTCGTCTACATCATCTAGAACTGTATAGCGTACTGGATCTTCGCCGCCTTCTCCAGAATTGGATTTACCGCCGATGCGGTTCATGGCGATCGCTAAAGTTTCATGAGCTTCTCTTGACAAAGCGCCTAAAGACATGCCTCCGGTGCAGAAGCGTTTGACTATTTCATATACCGATTCCACTTCTTCTAGAGGAACTGAAGGGCGATCGCCTTGGAAATCCAGTAAATCCCGCAAGGCTGTTACTGGTCTACCTTGGAGGTGCTTTTTGTAAACTTCGTAGTGGTTGTAGTCGTTGCCATCTAGGGCTTTATGCAGCGCCTTCACCATTTCTGGGTTATTGCTATGGTATTCGCCACCAGGACGGTATTGCACAAAGCCCAGGTTTTCTAACTTCGTGGTCGTCAGTTCTGGGAAAGCCTGGCTATGGAAGGAAAGCACTTCATCAGCTAGTTCACTCACACTCAAACCACCGATGCGGGAAGTCGTACCACGGAATCCCAATTGGATTAAATCTCCACCGATGCCAATAGCTTCAAAGATTTGGGCTGCTTGATAGCTGGAGAGCAGAGAAATTCCCATTTTGGAGAGAATTTTTAGCAAACCTGATTCCACTGATTTGCGATAGTTTCCTAAAGCTTGTTCGAGGGTGAGGGTGGGAATTTTTTGCACACCCATTAACTTTTGAGTTTTGGGATCAGACCACCAGTCACGCACCGTATCTAAAGCCATATAAGGGCAAACTGCACCAGCACCATAGCCAATCAGACAAGCAAAGTGATGGGTACTCCAGCATTGAGCAGTATTGACAATCAGGGATGTTTTCATTCGCAGCCCTTCCCGAATCAGGTGGTGATGCACCGCACCTACTGCTAATAAGGGAGGAATGTAGGTATATTCTGTGTTGATACTGTCATTGACACCATCGCTTAATATTAAAATCCTTGCACCTGCCCGGACTGACTCAGCGGCTTGTGCTTGTAAAGACTCCACAGCAGCTTTCAATCCTTCTGGGCCATTGGCGATCGCAAATAGGGTTGATAACTCAGCTGTGGCGAATCCTGACAGCTTAATCGCCTCTAATTCATCATCAGTCAACAGTGGCGATTCAAGTTTCAATCTCCGGGCATATTCTGGCTTGGGTTCTAATAAGTTACCCCGTTCACCTAGTTCGACTTTCAGAGACATGACTAGCTTTTCCCGCAGGGGATCGATCGCGGGGTTCGTCACCTGAGCAAAGCGCTGTTTAAAATAGTCATAAAGCAGGTGAGGCTTTTCTGACAGCACCGCTAAAGGAATATCATCACCCATACTGAAAGTTGGTTCCGAACCTGCGATCGCCATTGGATGAATCACCATTTCCACATCTTCTATGGTGTAGCCAAAGGCAGTTTGACGCTGAAGTAAGGTTTGCTTATCAATTTTGTCAGTTGTACTATGCCCGTTACCATTCTCAGCAGCCAGATGTCCATTTCCATTTCCATTTGACGACTGACTACTGACAATTTCTTTGAGTTCTTGACGGTACTGTTGCAGCCATTCTCCATAAGGGTGCTGCTTGGCGATGCGCCCCTTAATATCCCAATTCTTCAGCACTTCCTGATTTTCTAAATCCACAGCAATCATTTGCCCTGGGCCGAGTCTACCTTTCTCGACAATATCGGCTTCTGGGAAGTCCACGACACCAGCTTCCGAAGCTACAACAATGTAATCATCTTTGGTGATCAAGTAACGAGCAGGTCTTAAACCATTACGATCTAGAGTTGCACCAACTTTTTTACCATCGCTGAATACTAAAAGTGCTGGCCCATCCCACGCTTCTTGCAAACCACTGTAATATTCATAGAAATCAACAATTTCTGGATATTCACGTAAAGAAGGCTGATTTTGGTAAGCCTCTGGAACCATAATCATTAAAGCTTCCAAGGGGGTGCGTCCAGAACAAACCAGCAATTCCACTACGTTATCCAGGGTAGCTGAATCGCTGTTATCGATATGAACTAGTGGCTTGAGTTCCTGGATGCGATTATTCCACACTGAATGATTCAAGCCAGCTTCTCGTGCCATCATCCAGTTGATGTTACCCAATAAGGTATTGATTTCGCCGTTGTGACCTAAAAGCCGCATCGGTTGGGCGAGGGGCCACTTGGGCATCGTATTGGTACTAAAGCGGCGATGATAGACAGCAAAGGCACTTTTGTAAGCTGGATTTTTTAAATCGTCATAAAAGTTGCCCAAAACGGCAGAACGCACCATGCCTTTGTAGACAATTGTCCGGCTTGATAACGAGCAGATATAAAATTCTTCTGAGATTTTGGTTGCAATTTTACTAATTCGGCGGCGGGTAATATACAACTGCCGTTCCAATTCATCGCCGCTTTTGTCAACAGAAGCTAACAAAACTTGTTCAATTTGGGGTTGATTTTCTCTTGCTTGTACCCCCAGTAAATCAGATTGCACTGGCACTACTCGCCAACCCAATACAATCAATTTTTCTTCAGCAGCTACTTGCTCAACAGTTGCCCTAGCTTTTTGTGCTGCTTCTTGGTCTTGTGGGAGAAATATCATCCCCACAGCTATATTATCGGTGGATGGAAATTCCTTCCCCCTTTGGGCAAAGTCTTGTTGGAACAACTCCCAAGGTATTGCTGTCAACACTCCTGCACCATCACCAGAGTCTCGATCGGCGCTACAACCTCCCCGATGTTCTAAGCAGGTTAAAGCAGCTAAAGCTTTTTTGACAATTTCGTGGCTGGTATGATTCTGACGATGAGCAATAAAACCTACACCACAGGCATCTCGTTCCTCTACTAACCACTTTTGCCCCTGATAGGTATCTCTTGAGTTGATATCCACTGTGATTTTCTGGTCTTGATTCATCGGTTGATTATTCATACCCTGTTCCTGAAGTATTGAGTTACCAATTTTGCCACTACTTACGGGAAAAATTTTCTAAATTCCGCGATGGAGAAATATATAAGCACCGAAATTTAGGGAAAAAAAATTTTAACTTCGGTTTTACTTTCGTCGTTCACCCGTGTTAAAATAGTTGCGTATTGTTTATGTATTTATGCGGTGTTAGACAAGCTACCTCCGCCAAGACATTATTTTTGCCCTGACAGTTTCTTTTTTATATTGTGATGCTAAGTATTTTCTCAATCCCCTCTTTCCAGATGCACGCTAGTTACTCATAGAACCTATTTCGGCTCAAAACTAAAATTGAAGGCTGTACTATGTTTTAAAGCCGGAATCATCCCGATCCAGCAATAAAATCAGCGTATTACAATATATACCCATTTGACAATTCCCAAATATTGTTGTTGTCTAGAGTTTTGCTGCTTACCACTTGCCACATATATTACTATTGACCATACCTAACTGATAGTAGCAACGCTCAGTCAGGATTAAATATCATAATCCAGTTTTGATAACCAAAACTACCGTGTATAGTATGGTTAGAATTAGTGCTAGTTAAAACACTTGATTGCAGTGGCTTTGGCGTCTAAATAAATTAGTTAATTTCTATAAGAGATAAGTATCCAATATATAGATTAACATATTTATTCAAAAATAAAGTCATGTTTTCTTTATATTTGCCAATAATTAGTTTAGTTTATACCTTGGGTGATAGATTTCAAAAATACCTAGTAAATTATGGTAAAAATGCCGAATTGTTACCAATCAGGGATTAGCGATCGCAAATTTTTTCGAGCTACTGTGTCACCAATACTTTTGACAGTACTGTGCTTAATTACTACCTATCCTATCAACGCCCAGGAGTCACCAAAAACCACCAAATCAACACCTAAGCTAATCTCACAGTCATCGGCACCTCCAATAACAGGTTCGGTATCCTCTGGCAATCAAATTTCCCTCAATGGTCGTACTTTACCAGGAACTTGGTTGCAACAACCTGGAAAATCTGGTCAGATGACAACTCATCTCAGTGATGGAGCATTCAGGCAATTAATTGGAATAAATTTCTTAAACAGTAGTAATTCAGCGAAGCAACCAATACAGTGGTTTTCGTCGGTGACAACGCCACAGGTATTAGCCGCTAGGCTACTAGGAGCATATCGCTATCTGGATATTACTAATTTTGCTCAAATATCGGGATGGCAAATTCAAGCGAATGGTAACACTTTGGTGATTGCTACCCCTAAAACACAAATCACAAATATTGTTCAGAGTCAGGAACCTCCAGAGGCGAGTGCGCCTTTGCAACAGACTCGGATACTTGTCGATTTAGATCGTCCCACTCCCTGGCAAGTTGCACAAGGTTCTGCGATCGCCAAACCGCAAACTCCATCTTCCGATCCAGATACGCCAACCCCAAAATCCACCACACCGCCAAATCGAGAGTGGATAGTTACCCTGGATGGAATAGCCGATCCCGTTTTGATAGAACGCCATACCCCGAAGCCACCAGCAGCACCACCAACATTACTGCCAAATCTGCTCAAACAATTATTACCAACTACACCAACACAACCAATACCATCACCCCCTGAACCACTGATTCAAAAAGTGGAGGTGCTGAAAAACCAAACGATTATTAGTTTGAGCGTTCCCTTTGGTCTATTGCCTCAAGTTAGTACTGTCGCTAACCCCAATCGCCTGATTATCGATATTCGACCCGATCCTTTAGAAGAGCGGGATATTACTTGGGCCCCAGGATTGCGCTGGCGACAGCATTATGTAAACTTGGGCACAGAACGCTTTCCGGTGGTCTGGCTAGAAGTTAATCCCCGTAAATTTGGGCTAACCTTGAAACCGATGTGGGCTAGTCCTGATGGGCTTGCGGGTACTGCTCCCTTGATTCAAACAGCCCAACGTTACTTAGCTGTCGCTGGAATTAATGGTGGTTATTTTAACCGTAACAACCGATTGCCATTGGGTGCGATTCGTCGAGATAATCAGTGGTTATCAGGCCCCATTTTGAATCGAGGTGCGATCGCTTGGAATGATTCAGGCCAATTTTACTTTGGTCGTCTCACCTTAGAAGAAACTTTAATCGCAGCAAATGACCAGCGCCTACCAATTCTGTTTCTCAACAGCGGTTACATCCAGAGTGGCATTGCTCGTTATACTCCAGCTTGGGGATCAACTTACACGCCCCTGACGGATAACGAAATTATTTTAGTGGTACAGAAAAACCAAATTACTCAACAGTTACCAGGCGGCAAAGTTAGTGGTACAGCAGTTCCCATTCCCCTGGATGGCTACCTGCTAACCTTACGCGCTAACGCTACTAGTGCTGCCTCCCAGCTACCTATTGGAAGCACAGTCAGCATTTCCAGCGCCACTACTCCAGTTGATTTTAGTCGTTATCCCTACATTATCGGGGCAGGACCGCTATTAGTCCAAAATCGTCAAGTTGTCCTTGATGCCAAAAGCGAAAAATTCAGCAATGCCTTTATTGCCGAAAAAGCTATTCGTAGCGGTATTTGCACAACGACAACAGGCACACTAATGATTACTGCTACCCATAATCGTGTCGGCGGTTATGGGCCTAATTTGGCAGAACACGCCCAATTGATGCAACTCATGGGCTGTGTAGATGCCCTAAATTTGGACGGCGGTAGTTCTACCAGCCTTTATTTAGGAGGGCAACTACTCGATCGATCGCCTAGTACAGCTGCTCGTGTTCACAACGGAATTGGTATTTTTCTACAACCACGAAAATGAGGTAATAGAAAAAACTCAATCCCCAGTCCCCAGTCCCCAATCCCCAATCCCCAGTCATTTTTTAAAGTTTAGAACAAGCTGCTATTTTGCTTGATGAAGACTTGGTGTAAACATCAGAATTTTAGTAGTGACAGTTTACACCATCAGGTTTGATTTTGCTATGTTTATCAAAGTGCGACAAAATTGCTGATTTTCAAGGTTGCAAGATAACGCCAGATTTTTTATCAATAGTTAAGAGTACCAACGGTTTGTTATGTCTTCAAATGAGGTAACTATGGCTCGATATCAAGAAACTACACAGACTGAAACTCTACACCTACCTCCAGCCATCACTTCTAGGGGCGTTGCTGCAACTGAATTACGTCCTTGGGGTGCTTTTACAGTTTTGGAAGAAGGGCGCGGATACAAAATTAAGCGCATCGAAGTTAAGCCCGGACACCGCCTCAGTCTACAAATGCACCATCACCGCAGTGAACATTGGATTGTTGTCTCTGGTACAGCTAGAGTAGTTTGTGGCGAGAAAGAAGTCCTACTGAGCAATAATGAGTCAACTTATGTACCCCAATGTACATCTCATCGTTTAGAGAATCCTGGCGTTATCCCCTTGGTGTTGATTGAAGTCCAAAATGGCGAATACTTGGGAGAAGATGATATTATCCGCTACCAAGATGACTATGCTCGTACCAAAGATTAAAACCAAAAGAACGCTATTAAAGCTTTAATCTTAAAGCTAATTCGTGTAAACCGTCTTTGTAAACGAACTACTACACCCCGGAAGTCCCTACCTAGTTAAGGTGGGGGCTGAAATATGTTAGTGTTATAAATGTAGTAATAGCGATCGCGCTCATGCCTTAGGTGATTTAGAATTTTGCATAAGCAAAGGTCAACCCATCTGTAAAATGGAAGATGGGGTATTCAATTGCAAAAAACGAGTTCCATGATTCATCTGAGTCAAGCAGCCGTGAGTGAAATTGGGCGCATAAAGTCCAAACAACAGCCAAATGTCTTGTTTCGATTGGCAGTAAAACCAGGTGGTTGTTCCGGGTTATTTTATGATATGTCCTTCGATGAAGCAATAAAAGTTGGCGACCAGGTTTTCGACTTGGATGAAATTCAAGTAGTTATAGATGCCACAACCTTAAATTACCTCAACGGTTTGAGGGTGGATTATTCAGAAGACTTAATGGGTGGTGGTTTTCGCTTCCACAATCCCCAGGCGATCGCGACCTGTGGCTGTGGCAATTCCTTTTCCTTAAGTCATTAGTGATTGAGCATTAGTCAAAAAACAGATGTTCAATCACTAAGGAAAAATCACAATTGACATAAAGCCGTAAAAAAAGATATAATCAGGATTTGTTAAAACTTAGACCATAAGCAGCTTTACGCGCTGTAACTCATGCCAACAATACAGCAGCTAATACGAACTGAGCGCGAACAAGCGCGTCAGAAAACCAAGTCCCCTGCTCTGAAGCAATGCCCCCAACGTCGGGGAGTTTGTACCAGAGTATACACGACCACACCAAAAAAGCCTAACTCAGCCCTACGCAAAGTAGCAAGAGTCAGACTTACCTCTGGATTTGAAGTTACAGCTTACATTCCAGGCATTGGTCACAACTTACAAGAACACTCAGTTGTGATGATTCGTGGCGGTCGGGTTAAGGATCTACCAGGCGTGAGATACCACATTATCCGTGGCACCTTAGATACAGCCGGAGTCAAAGACCGCAAGCAAGGCCGTTCCAAGTATGGAACCAAGCGGCCTAAAGAAGCGAAAAAATAGGATTAGGCGATTAATCGCATCCAACACGATTAATCGTCTACCTTAAAAGCATCGCCGTCTGTGTTCTAACAGCAATTATGTCTGTTTAAAAAAATCAAGCAAGCTACACCTACACTAAGCGAGCAAGTGTAGAAGTTCTGAAGAGAAGGCTGTAACTGACAGCGAATTTCTCATCTGAACATTAAAGTTTATAATCTTGTCGCCTTGAGTATTTAGTTGCAGGTAGCAAGTCAATGAATTTTAGATTTTAGATTTGCGATAGCGTAGCGTTAGCGAGTTATCGAGCGTCTTTTGGATTAGCTGAACCCACAAGGGAATTAGGCTTACAGACTTTTGATTTGTTCAGATCCTTGAGATCGGAATATATACCGAAAACTTTTAATCCAAAATCCAAAATCCAAAATCCAAAATTGACAGTCAATAAGTCAGCCTTGCTGCAACGGTCGAAAAAATTGAGGAAGTCTGAGGGTTGGGTTCTACCGCTTTTAGTTTCCGGTGTCTGATAGCATATAATTTCGTTGCCAATTCCGAATTAAAGGTGAAGTATGTCTCGTCGTGGTGTTATTCAAAGGCGCCCAGTTCCGTCTGACTCTGTATATAACAGTCGCCTTGTCAGCATGATTATCAGACGGATTATGCGTCATGGCAAGAAATCGCTTGCCGCACGCATTGTTTATGATGCCTTAAAAACTATTGAAGAACGCACTGGTGCTGGTGCCTTAGAAACTTTTGAAAGAGCAGTGCGAAATGCCACGCCTTTAGTAGAAGTAAAGGCTCGGCGAGTTGGTGGAGCAACCTACCAAGTACCAATGGAAGTGCGGACAGAACGGGGTACTACCCTAGCACTGCGTTGGTTAGTGCAATATTCTCGCTCAAGACCAGGCCGGACAATGGCCAGCAAATTGGCAAATGAGTTAATGGATGCTGCTAACGAAACTGGCAATGCCATTCGCAAACGTGAAGAAACACACCGGATGGCGGAAGCTAACAAAGCATTTGCCCACTATCGTTACTAAGTAAAAAAGCGATATATCGCCTTGCCGAAGCGGTATATCGTGGATTTACAAAAAAGACGGTTTTCCGTAAAAGTATAGAATCTTAACAAAGAGTAATATACAAGATATCATGAGGCAAAAACTATAGGAGGTAGCTGTGGCACGCACGATCCCGCTAGAGAAAGTACGCAACATTGGTATTGCGGCGCATATAGATGCGGGCAAAACAACAACAACAGAGAGAATATTATTTTACTCTGGGATAATTCATAAAATTGGCGAAGTTCATGAAGGAACTGCCGTCACAGACTGGATGGAGCAAGAGCGGGAACGGGGAATTACCATTACTGCCGCTGCGATCAGTACCAGCTGGAAAGATCATCAAATTAACATTATCGATACTCCTGGTCACGTAGACTTCACAATTGAAGTTGAGCGCTCCATGCGCGTGTTGGATGGTGTAATCGCAGTATTTTGTTCTGTGGGCGGCGTGCAACCGCAGTCTGAGACAGTCTGGCGACAAGCAGAACGCTACAAAGTTCCTCGGATCGCCTTTATCAACAAGATGGATCGCACCGGAGCGAACTTTTATAAAGTTCACGAGCAAATTCGCGATCGCCTGCGGGCGAATGCGATCGCCATTCAATTACCCATTGGTAGTGAAAACGACTTCCGAGGTATTGTTGACCTAGTACGGCAACGTGCGTATATTTACGCTAATGACCAAGGAACCGATATTCAGGAAACTGATATCCCAGAAGAACTACAAGCGCAGGTAGACGAATTCCGCACCAAGCTCATAGAAGCCGCAGCAGAAACTGATGATGCTTTGATGGCTAAGTACTTCGACGGCGAAGAACTTACAGAACAGGAAGTTCGGACTGCCCTGCGTAAAGGCACAATTGCGGGGACAATTGTACCAGTACTTTGTGGTTCGGCATTCAAAAACAAAGGCGTGCAATTGATGCTGGATGCCGTTGTCGATTACCTGCCAGCGCCAAGTGAAGTACCACCAATTCAAGGCTTACTGCCTAATGGCGATACTGTTGAGCGGCGGGCTGATGACAACGAACCCCTAGCAGCTCTGGCATTCAAGATTATGGCTGACCCTTACGGTCGCCTGACATTTGTTCGCGTTTATTCTGGTGTCCTGAAGAAGGGCAGCTACGTTCTCAACGCTAGTAAGAATAAAAAAGAACGGATTTCCCGCTTAGTTCTCATGAAAGCAGACGATCGGCAA
This Nostoc sp. C052 DNA region includes the following protein-coding sequences:
- a CDS encoding polysaccharide deacetylase family protein; translated protein: MENNKSFLWPEGILIALLALGGVFSLAFMMLLRPNASEAQSRQSINIKDVTANVGTQQRIEKLKAAMLTSWQQQAQTKGLAYPIPSSFQGATIESAKLTQGEKVIALTFDDGPWPETTEQVLDILKSNNIKGTFFVVGQNLKNFPEIGKQIVAQGHVIANHTWHHWYHFFNQEAAAFEIDRTTDLIYQITGAKTNLFRPPGGNLHNGLAAYAKGQKYTVVMWSADSTDYKLPAVPKLINNVIKDSKPGGIVLMHDGGGNRSRTVQALPEIISNFRKQGYRFVTIPELLEIQDKEQKLLANKKQ
- the gltB gene encoding glutamate synthase large subunit, translating into MNNQPMNQDQKITVDINSRDTYQGQKWLVEERDACGVGFIAHRQNHTSHEIVKKALAALTCLEHRGGCSADRDSGDGAGVLTAIPWELFQQDFAQRGKEFPSTDNIAVGMIFLPQDQEAAQKARATVEQVAAEEKLIVLGWRVVPVQSDLLGVQARENQPQIEQVLLASVDKSGDELERQLYITRRRISKIATKISEEFYICSLSSRTIVYKGMVRSAVLGNFYDDLKNPAYKSAFAVYHRRFSTNTMPKWPLAQPMRLLGHNGEINTLLGNINWMMAREAGLNHSVWNNRIQELKPLVHIDNSDSATLDNVVELLVCSGRTPLEALMIMVPEAYQNQPSLREYPEIVDFYEYYSGLQEAWDGPALLVFSDGKKVGATLDRNGLRPARYLITKDDYIVVASEAGVVDFPEADIVEKGRLGPGQMIAVDLENQEVLKNWDIKGRIAKQHPYGEWLQQYRQELKEIVSSQSSNGNGNGHLAAENGNGHSTTDKIDKQTLLQRQTAFGYTIEDVEMVIHPMAIAGSEPTFSMGDDIPLAVLSEKPHLLYDYFKQRFAQVTNPAIDPLREKLVMSLKVELGERGNLLEPKPEYARRLKLESPLLTDDELEAIKLSGFATAELSTLFAIANGPEGLKAAVESLQAQAAESVRAGARILILSDGVNDSINTEYTYIPPLLAVGAVHHHLIREGLRMKTSLIVNTAQCWSTHHFACLIGYGAGAVCPYMALDTVRDWWSDPKTQKLMGVQKIPTLTLEQALGNYRKSVESGLLKILSKMGISLLSSYQAAQIFEAIGIGGDLIQLGFRGTTSRIGGLSVSELADEVLSFHSQAFPELTTTKLENLGFVQYRPGGEYHSNNPEMVKALHKALDGNDYNHYEVYKKHLQGRPVTALRDLLDFQGDRPSVPLEEVESVYEIVKRFCTGGMSLGALSREAHETLAIAMNRIGGKSNSGEGGEDPVRYTVLDDVDESGHSPTLPHLKGLRNGDRAYSAIKQVASGRFGVTPEYLVNAKQIEIKIAQGAKPGEGGQLPGPKVSQYIAMLRRSKAGVTLISPPPHHDIYSIEDLAQLIFDLHQINPKAKVSVKLVSEVGIGTIAAGVAKANADIIQISGHDGGTGASPLSSIKHAGSPWELGLSEVHRVLMENSLRDRVILRVDGGLKSGWDVVIGALMGGEEFGFGSIAMIAEGCIMARVCHLNTCPKGVATQKEELRKRFTGIPEQVVNFFYFIAEEVRSLLARLGYRSLSEIIGRADLLKLRPEAKLTKTRSLNLDCLLHLPNSKDNRSWLVHEEVHSNGVVLDDKFLADAEIQAAIRDQSTVTKTYPIVNTDRTVGTRLAGAIASQYGDSGFEGQINLNFTGSVGQSFGAFNLPGIILNLEGEANDYVGKGMHGGEIIIKPPTAATYNASQNVIVGNTCLYGATGGVLFANGLAGERFAVRNSKGVAVIEGAGDHCCEYMTGGVIVVLGKVGRNVAAGMTGGLAYFLDEEDSFRELVNPEIVKIQRVITEVGAKQLQELIQNHAERTGSPKAKKILQNWQEFLPKFWQLVPPSEADSPEANPEKTTTEFSLVTSSH